Proteins from one Meriones unguiculatus strain TT.TT164.6M chromosome 10, Bangor_MerUng_6.1, whole genome shotgun sequence genomic window:
- the Kcna10 gene encoding potassium voltage-gated channel subfamily A member 10 translates to MDVCGWKEMEVALVNFDNSDEIHEEPGYATDFDPTSSKGRPGSSPFSNWRVLINDSTNHETAFSKIPGEYADPPGPEPVVLNEGNQRVIINIAGLRFETQLRTLNQFPETLLGDREKRMQFFDSMRNEYFFDRNRPSFDGILYYYQSGGKIRRPANVPIDVFADEISFYELGSEAMDQFREDEGFIKDPETLLPTNDFHRQFWLLFEYPESSSAARGVAVVSVLVVVISITIFCLETLPEFREDRELKVVRDPSINANKTGLPQTMFTDPFFMVESTCIVWFTFELVLRFVVCPSKTDFFKNIMNIIDIISIIPYFATLITELVQETEPSAQQNMSLAILRIIRLVRVFRIFKLSRHSKGLQILGQTLKASMRELGLLIFFLFIGVILFSSAVYFAEVDEPESHFSSIPDGFWWAVVTMTTVGYGDMCPTTPGGKIVGTLCAIAGVLTIALPVPVIVSNFNYFYHRETENEEKQNIPGELDKILNNTGSRMGSTDSLNKTNGSCSTEKSRK, encoded by the coding sequence ATGGATGTGTGTGGCTGGAAAGAAATGGAGGTTGCCCTGGTCAATTTTGATAACTCAGATGAAATCCATGAAGAGCCAGGCTATGCCACAGACTTTGACCCAACCAGCTCAAAGGGCCGGCCTGGGAGCAGTCCCTTTTCCAACTGGAGAGTCCTCATTAATGACAGTACCAACCATGAAACTGCCTTCTCCAAGATCCCAGGAGAGTATGCAGATCCCCCAGGGCCCGAGCCAGTGGTCTTGAATGAAGGAAACCAAAGAGTGATCATCAATATTGCTGGGCTGAGGTTTGAGACTCAGCTCAGAACTCTCAATCAATTCCCGGAGACACTCCTGGGAGACCGGGAGAAAAGGATGCAATTTTTTGACTCCATGAGAAATGAGTATTTCTTTGATAGAAACAGACCTAGTTTTGATGGGATCTTATATTATTACCAGTCTGGGGGGAAAATACGGCGGCCAGCCAATGTGCCTATTGATGTTTTCGCTGACGAGATCTCCTTCTATGAACTGGGCAGTGAAGCTATGGACCAGTTCCGAGAGGATGAAGGCTTCATTAAGGACCCTGAAACACTGCTGCCCACCAATGACTTCCACCGGCAATTCTGGCTTCTCTTCGAGTACCCTGAGAGCTCCAGTGCAGCTCGTGGTGTGGCTGTGGTGTCGGTTTTGGTTGTAGTCATCTCCATCACCATCTTCTGCCTGGAGACACTCCCAGAGTTCCGAGAGGACAGGGAGCTGAAGGTGGTCAGAGACCCCAGCATCAATGCAAACAAAACAGGCCTCCCTCAGACCATGTTCACTGACCCTTTCTTCATGGTGGAGTCCACCTGCATTGTGTGGTTCACTTTTGAGCTGGTGCTCCGGTTTGTGGTCTGCCCCAGCAAGACTGACTTCTTCAAGAACATCATGAACATCATCGACATCATCTCCATCATCCCCTACTTTGCAACCCTCATAACAGAACTGGTCCAGGAAACAGAGCCAAGTGCCCAGCAGAACATGTCACTGGCCATCCTGAGGATCATTCGCCTGGTGAGGGTCTTCCGTATCTTCAAGCTTTCTCGGCACTCTAAGGGGCTGCAGATCCTAGGGCAGACGCTGAAAGCTTCCATGAGGGAGCTGGGGCTTCtcatcttctttctcttcattggagTCATTCTCTTTTCTAGTGCTGTCTACTTTGCTGAAGTGGATGAGCCAGAGTCCCATTTCTCTAGCATTCCTGATGGCTTCTGGTGGGCTGTGGTCACCATGACAACTGTAGGCTATGGTGACATGTGCCCAACCACCCCAGGAGGGAAGATTGTAGGTACTCTGTGCGCCATTGCTGGCGTCCTCACCATTGCCCTCCCTGTACCTGTCATTGTCTCCAATTTCAACTACTTCTATCACCGTGAGACTGAGAATGAGGAGAAGCAAAACATCCCAGGAGAACTTGACAAAATTCTCAACAACACAGGCTCCAGAATGGGAAGTACTGACTCTCTTAACAAGACCAATGGCAGCTGTTCCACAGAGAAGTCCAGAAAGTGA